One window of the Saccopteryx bilineata isolate mSacBil1 chromosome 2, mSacBil1_pri_phased_curated, whole genome shotgun sequence genome contains the following:
- the LOC136322166 gene encoding olfactory receptor 1J4-like, with translation MGPENQSSVSEFLLLGLPMRPGQQRGFFTLFLGMYLTTVLGSLLIILLIRLDSRLHTPMYFFLSHLAFSDISLSSVTVPKMLTNMWTQQRSISYVGCIAQLCFFIHFGCLDNFLLAVMAYDRYVAICRPLHYTTIMREGLCVLLVAGSWILSCAHALLHNLLLVRLSFCADSTITHFFCDLTAVLKLSCSDISLNELVISTEGGMLLFLPLCIVLGSYVQIGTIILRLPSTKGLYKAFSTCGSHLLVVSLYYGTLASVYIFSSSWDSKDIIASVLYTVVTPMLNPFIYSLRNRDIKQALEMCVNRVNIFKWQSLNPLTVIRRK, from the coding sequence ATGGGGCCCGAGAACCAGAGCAGCGTGTCCGAGttcctcctcctggggctccccaTGCGGCCAGGGCAGCAGCGCGGGTTCTTCACCCTGTTTCTGGGCATGTACCTGACCACGGTGCTGGGCAGCCTGCTCATCATCCTGCTCATCAGGCTGGACTCCCGCCTGCACAcgcccatgtacttcttcctcagccacttggccttctctgacatttctctgtcATCTGTCACTGTCCCGAAGATGCTCACGAACATGTGGACTCAGCAACGATCCATCTCCTATGTGGGATGCATTGCTCAGTTGTGTTTTTTCATACATTTTGGTTGTCTAGACAATTTCCTGCTGGCAGTGATGGCATATGACAGGTACGTGGCCATCTGTCGCCCTCTACACTACACCACCATCATGAGGGAGGGGCTGTGTGTGCTTCTGGTGGCTGGCTCCTGGATTTTGTCCTGTGCTCATGCCCTGTTGCACAACCTCCTCTTGGTTCGACTGTCCTTCTGTGCTGACAGCACCATCACCCACTTCTTCTGTGACCTCACTGCGGTCCTGAAGCTGAGCTGCTCTGACATCTCCCTCAATGAGCTGGTCATCTCCACCGAGGGAGGAATGCTTTTATTCCTGCCTCTGTGTATTGTTTTGGGCTCATATGTTCAAATAGGGACCATCATCCTGAGGCTCCCCTCCACTAAGGGACTCTATAAAGCCTTTTCTACCTGTGGCTCCCATCTTCTTGTGGTGTCCTTATACTACGGGACACTTGCAAGTGTTTACATTTTCTCCTCCTCGTGGGATTCCAAGGACATCATTGCTTCGGTCTTGTACACGGTAGTTACCCCCATGCTGAACCCCTTCATCTACAGCCTGAGGAACAGAGATATCAAACAGGCCTTGGAAATGTGTGTCAACAGGGTTAACATCTTTAAGTGGCAATCACTAAATCCTCTTACTGTAATCAGGAGAAAATGA
- the LOC136322757 gene encoding olfactory receptor 1J4-like gives MYLTTFLGNLLIILLIRLDSRLHTPMYFFLSHLAFSDISLSSVTVPKMLTNMQTRQQSIPYVGCIAQMYFFMVFAGIDNFLLAVMAYDRYGAICHPLHYTTIMREGLCVLLVAGSWILSCVNALLHMLLLVRLSFCADNTISHFFCDLAALLKLSCSDTSINELVIFYEAGMLLFLPLCIILGSYVRIGTIILRVPSTKGLFKAFSTCGSHLFVVSLYYGTLVGVYFFSSSWDSKDIIASVMYMVVTPMLNPFIYSLRNRDIKQALEMCVKKVNFFK, from the coding sequence ATGTACCTGACCACATTCCTGGGCAACCTGCTCATCATCCTGCTCATCAGGCTGGACTCCCGCCTGCACAcgcccatgtacttcttcctcagccacttggccttctctgacatttctctgtcATCCGTCACTGTCCCCAAGATGCTCACGAACATGCAGACTCGGCAACAATCCATCCCCTATGTGGGATGCATTGCTCAGATGTATTTTTTCATGGTTTTTGCTGGTATTGACAATTTCCTTCTGGCAGTGATGGCATATGACAGGTACGGAGCCATATGTCACCCTCTACACTACACCACCATCATGAGAGAGGGGTTGTGTGTGTTGCTGGTGGCTGGTTCCTGGATTTTGTCCTGTGTCAATGCCCTGTTGCACATGCTCCTCTTGGTTCGACTGTCCTTCTGTGCTGACAACACCAtcagccacttcttctgtgaCCTCGCTGCGCTCCTGAAGCTGAGCTGCTCTGACACCTCCATCAATGAGCTGGTCATCTTTTATGAGGCGGGAATGCTTTTATTCCTGCCTTTGTGTATTATTTTGGGTTCATATGTTCGTATAGGGACCATCATCTTGAGGGTTCCCTCCACTAAGGGACTCTTTAAAGCCTTTTCCACCTGTGGCTCCCATCTCTTTGTGGTGTCCTTATACTACGGGACACTTGTAGGTgtttacttcttctcttcctcatGGGATTCCAAGGACATCATTGCTTCAGTCATGTACATGGTAGTTACCCCCATGCTGAACCCCTTCATCTACAGCCTGAGGAACAGAGACATCAAACAGGCCTTGGAAATGTGTGTCAAGAAGGTTAACTTTTTTAAATAG